In Burkholderiales bacterium, a single genomic region encodes these proteins:
- a CDS encoding tripartite tricarboxylate transporter substrate binding protein, protein MSIRTAAVFCGAFMSAGALAQQYPTKPIRMLVPFAPGGGTDLVARAVAHSMSEGLGTTVVVDNRPGANANIGNELAARAVPDGYTLIMTSSALTINPNLYRKLPYDPVKDFAPISLATIVPYILAAHPSLGVSNFQDFIALARSKKRPINYGSAGTGNATHLAMALLEVMAKIDLTHVPYKGTGQALTDLVAGHIQVSWGTMPPTLPHIKAGRLKGLAVGSLKRTKAIPELPTVAEMGYPGYEAGSWFGVLAPAGTPRPIVLRLNKEVVKALAKPDLAERLASEGAEPAANTPEQFAAFIKAEIAKWGRVAKAAAIEPQ, encoded by the coding sequence ATGTCGATACGTACAGCCGCCGTGTTCTGCGGCGCATTCATGTCCGCGGGCGCGCTCGCGCAGCAATACCCGACAAAACCCATACGCATGCTCGTGCCTTTCGCGCCGGGCGGCGGCACCGATCTGGTCGCGCGCGCCGTGGCGCACAGCATGAGCGAGGGGCTGGGCACGACGGTCGTCGTCGACAACCGTCCCGGCGCCAACGCCAATATCGGCAACGAGCTTGCGGCGCGTGCGGTGCCCGACGGCTACACGCTGATCATGACGTCGAGCGCGCTCACGATCAACCCGAACCTCTATCGCAAGCTGCCGTACGATCCGGTCAAGGACTTCGCGCCGATCAGCCTCGCGACGATCGTCCCGTACATCCTCGCGGCGCATCCTTCGCTCGGCGTGTCCAACTTCCAGGACTTCATCGCGCTCGCGCGCTCGAAGAAGCGGCCGATCAACTACGGCTCGGCCGGCACCGGCAACGCGACGCACCTCGCGATGGCGCTGCTCGAAGTGATGGCGAAGATCGATCTCACCCACGTGCCTTACAAGGGCACGGGCCAGGCGCTGACCGACCTCGTGGCGGGACATATCCAGGTGTCGTGGGGCACGATGCCGCCGACTCTGCCGCACATCAAAGCGGGACGGCTGAAAGGTCTTGCCGTCGGCAGCCTGAAGCGCACGAAAGCGATCCCCGAGCTGCCGACCGTCGCGGAGATGGGCTATCCCGGCTACGAAGCGGGATCGTGGTTCGGCGTGCTCGCGCCCGCCGGCACGCCCAGGCCGATCGTCCTGCGGCTCAATAAGGAAGTGGTGAAGGCGCTCGCCAAGCCCGATCTGGCCGAACGGCTCGCAAGCGAAGGCGCCGAGCCCGCGGCGAATACGCCGGAACAGTTCGCAGCGTTCATCAAGGCCGAGATCGCGAAGTGGGGCCGGGTCGCGAAAGCCGCGGCGATCGAGCCGCAGTGA
- a CDS encoding LLM class flavin-dependent oxidoreductase: protein MSERLKFGITLSNRGVVLGTRTPKQLLDLADKVEANPLFDSVWVGDALFVNRRLDAIPLLAAIAGRTGRVLLGPAAMGSFALRNPLVFAYEWASIDQLANGRTRLIVAAGGGGEALWSAESRALGVPPEERRKRMYEHIRVLKHLWKNDGSPFKGSFHDFADIVLEPKPANPECPIWTATNATRLSSGAADAASGGSDYALKQCGRLADGWMTHSASPAALRDSWNRILAVAKENGRDTSHFDNCFYHHIYIDEDRDRALHGAKAFLDRYYSANYTEERLQSWLAYGSARECVRKLRAFRGSGINRITLRLSTADREGEQFERLVNDVLPYVNEGPMEEHD, encoded by the coding sequence ATGAGCGAACGCCTGAAGTTCGGGATCACGCTGTCCAATCGCGGCGTCGTGCTCGGCACGCGCACGCCGAAGCAGCTCCTCGATCTCGCGGACAAGGTCGAGGCGAACCCATTGTTCGATTCGGTGTGGGTCGGCGATGCGCTGTTCGTCAATCGCAGGCTCGACGCGATTCCGCTGCTCGCCGCGATCGCGGGCCGCACCGGGCGCGTGCTGCTCGGGCCGGCGGCGATGGGCTCGTTCGCGCTGCGCAACCCGCTCGTCTTCGCCTACGAGTGGGCGAGCATCGACCAGCTCGCGAACGGCCGTACGCGCCTGATCGTGGCGGCCGGCGGGGGCGGGGAAGCGCTGTGGAGCGCCGAATCGCGCGCGCTGGGTGTGCCGCCCGAAGAGCGGCGCAAGCGCATGTACGAGCACATCCGGGTGCTGAAGCACTTGTGGAAGAACGACGGCTCGCCTTTCAAGGGATCGTTCCACGACTTCGCCGACATCGTGCTCGAGCCGAAGCCCGCGAACCCCGAGTGTCCGATCTGGACCGCGACCAACGCGACGCGGTTGTCGAGCGGCGCGGCGGACGCAGCCAGCGGCGGCTCCGACTACGCGCTCAAACAGTGCGGGCGCCTCGCCGACGGCTGGATGACGCACAGCGCGAGCCCCGCGGCCCTGCGCGATTCGTGGAACCGGATCCTCGCCGTCGCGAAAGAGAACGGGCGGGACACCTCGCACTTCGACAACTGCTTTTATCACCACATCTACATCGACGAGGACCGCGACCGCGCGCTGCACGGCGCGAAAGCGTTCCTCGATCGCTACTACTCGGCGAACTACACCGAGGAGCGGCTGCAAAGCTGGCTCGCGTACGGCTCGGCGCGCGAATGCGTGCGGAAGCTGCGCGCGTTCCGCGGCAGCGGCATCAATCGCATCACCCTGCGGCTGTCGACGGCGGATCGCGAAGGCGAGCAGTTCGAGCGCCTCGTGAACGACGTGCTGCCGTACGTAAACGAAGGTCCAATGGAGGAGCATGACTAA
- a CDS encoding 2-dehydropantoate 2-reductase: MLNRIAVVGAGAVGGYIAGKLAAAGRDVVAIDTWIAHIERIRSAGLTLKEPGGAANARLEALHISDVQSLVRKPVDVALICTKSYDTAWAAKMIEPYLAPEGCAVSIQNSLNEEQIAGVVGWERTLGCIASTISVVATGPGEITRVRTPGGSTYTVFRVGEAHGRVTPRATSIAELLSNVDSSKVTTNLWGERWAKLTTNSMHHGILGSAGISDHDLMKNTATRRLAIRCAGEAIRVAQALGHPLEPILRMPASLWLAAARNEKPALAELEAGWIKWMERSKEPHYGSIGQDLSKGRRTEIDYVCGYVAAKGESVGVPAPTQDALYRIVKRVERGEIAQSMDNIASLLATVDVAQAPSPAAGS, encoded by the coding sequence ATGTTGAACCGTATCGCAGTCGTCGGCGCGGGCGCCGTCGGCGGCTACATCGCCGGCAAGCTCGCGGCGGCGGGCCGCGACGTCGTCGCGATCGACACCTGGATCGCGCACATCGAGCGCATCCGCAGCGCAGGCCTCACGCTGAAAGAGCCCGGCGGCGCAGCCAATGCGCGCCTCGAAGCACTGCACATCTCCGACGTGCAGTCGCTGGTCCGCAAGCCCGTCGACGTCGCGCTCATCTGCACCAAGTCGTACGACACCGCGTGGGCGGCGAAGATGATCGAGCCGTATCTCGCGCCGGAAGGCTGCGCCGTCTCCATCCAGAACAGCCTCAACGAAGAGCAGATCGCCGGCGTCGTCGGCTGGGAGCGCACGCTGGGCTGCATCGCGAGCACGATCAGCGTGGTGGCCACCGGTCCCGGCGAGATCACGCGGGTGCGCACGCCCGGCGGATCGACGTATACCGTGTTCCGCGTCGGTGAAGCGCACGGGCGCGTGACGCCGCGCGCGACCTCCATCGCCGAGCTGCTCTCCAACGTCGACAGCTCCAAGGTGACGACCAACCTGTGGGGCGAGCGCTGGGCGAAGCTCACCACCAACTCGATGCACCACGGCATCCTCGGCTCGGCCGGCATCAGCGATCATGACCTCATGAAGAACACCGCGACGCGCCGGCTCGCCATCCGCTGCGCGGGCGAGGCGATCCGCGTGGCCCAGGCGCTCGGCCATCCGCTCGAGCCTATCCTGCGCATGCCCGCGTCGCTCTGGCTCGCGGCGGCACGCAACGAGAAGCCCGCGCTCGCGGAGCTCGAAGCGGGCTGGATCAAGTGGATGGAGCGCTCCAAAGAGCCGCATTACGGCTCGATCGGACAGGACCTCTCCAAAGGCCGCCGCACCGAGATCGATTACGTCTGCGGTTACGTCGCGGCCAAGGGCGAGAGCGTCGGCGTGCCCGCGCCGACCCAGGACGCGCTCTACCGGATCGTCAAGCGCGTCGAGCGCGGCGAGATCGCGCAGAGCATGGACAACATCGCGTCGCTGCTGGCGACGGTCGACGTGGCGCAGGCGCCTTCGCCTGCAGCCGGGAGTTAG
- a CDS encoding NADH:flavin oxidoreductase/NADH oxidase has translation MQDSKSRLFTPMEIRGVKLRNRIVVSPMAQYSAKDGFVTDFHFAHFAKFAMGGAGIVFTEATKVERRGLGTVGDMGIWKDEHIEPLRRIATFIREQGSVPAMQLNHAGRKAGTYKPWDGFGALDRSVPVEGEQHWEVIGPSAVEYLAGWPLPRAMTRADIDEVRDNWVRAAQRADRAGFDILEVHGAHGYLLHEFLSPASNKREDAYGGSLANRMRFPLEIVEAVRKVWPEHKPLFFRVSAVDEGGWTLDDTVVLARELKARGVDVVDCSASGIAIRSPTASRVAPKLGFQVPYAERVKKDAGVATMAVGLIVHARQAEEILAKEQADLIAVGREILYNPFWPAHAARALGQDEQFKSLPVQYGWWLDRRRKTGYVEE, from the coding sequence ATGCAAGACTCGAAGTCCCGGCTCTTCACGCCGATGGAGATACGCGGCGTGAAGCTGCGCAATCGCATCGTCGTCTCCCCGATGGCGCAGTACTCCGCCAAAGACGGATTCGTCACCGATTTTCATTTCGCTCACTTCGCGAAGTTCGCGATGGGCGGCGCAGGCATCGTGTTCACCGAGGCGACCAAGGTCGAGCGCAGGGGCCTCGGGACGGTGGGCGACATGGGCATCTGGAAAGACGAGCACATCGAGCCTCTGCGCCGCATCGCGACCTTCATCCGCGAGCAGGGCTCGGTGCCCGCGATGCAGCTCAATCACGCGGGCAGGAAGGCGGGGACGTACAAGCCGTGGGACGGCTTCGGCGCGCTCGATCGCAGCGTACCCGTCGAAGGAGAGCAGCACTGGGAGGTGATCGGTCCGAGCGCGGTCGAGTATCTCGCAGGCTGGCCGCTGCCGCGCGCGATGACGCGCGCCGACATCGACGAAGTCAGGGACAACTGGGTGAGGGCCGCGCAACGCGCCGACCGCGCGGGCTTCGACATCCTCGAAGTGCACGGCGCTCACGGCTATCTCCTCCACGAATTTCTCTCGCCCGCGTCCAACAAACGCGAGGACGCCTACGGCGGCAGCCTCGCCAACCGCATGCGCTTTCCGCTCGAGATCGTCGAAGCGGTGCGCAAGGTGTGGCCCGAGCACAAGCCGCTGTTCTTTCGCGTCTCCGCGGTCGACGAGGGCGGGTGGACGCTCGACGACACGGTGGTGCTCGCGCGGGAGCTGAAAGCGCGCGGCGTCGACGTCGTCGACTGCTCGGCGAGCGGCATCGCGATCCGTTCGCCCACCGCGAGCCGCGTCGCGCCCAAGCTCGGTTTCCAGGTGCCGTATGCCGAGCGCGTGAAGAAAGACGCGGGCGTTGCGACGATGGCCGTGGGACTCATCGTCCACGCCAGGCAGGCCGAGGAGATCCTCGCGAAGGAGCAGGCGGACCTGATCGCGGTCGGCCGCGAGATCCTCTACAACCCGTTCTGGCCGGCGCATGCGGCGCGCGCGCTCGGACAGGACGAGCAGTTCAAGTCGCTGCCGGTGCAGTACGGCTGGTGGCTCGATCGGCGCCGCAAGACCGGATACGTCGAGGAATAG
- the leuD gene encoding 3-isopropylmalate dehydratase small subunit: protein MEPFTTLTAVAAPYYHADVDTDEIIPHRFLRKPLSAGYGNFLFHDKRFDGEGREMPEFVLNRLAYRDAEVLVSGANFGCGSTREGAVYAIRDHGMRAVIATGFADIFRGNCVQNGVLPVALPDDAVRALCSQLEAQPGARVAIDLARQQVTGPDGAVYGFDIAPTWKTLLLEGLDEIGLTLKHVDAIAAFERDYRGKLPWLGARPSASLPPGSGVAQE from the coding sequence ATGGAACCGTTCACCACGCTCACCGCGGTCGCAGCGCCCTATTACCACGCCGACGTCGACACCGACGAGATCATCCCGCACCGTTTCCTGCGCAAGCCGCTGTCCGCGGGCTACGGCAACTTCCTGTTCCACGACAAGCGCTTCGACGGCGAGGGACGCGAGATGCCGGAGTTCGTGCTGAATCGCCTGGCCTATCGCGACGCCGAAGTGCTCGTGTCCGGAGCCAACTTCGGCTGCGGCTCGACGCGCGAAGGCGCGGTGTATGCCATCCGCGATCACGGCATGCGCGCGGTCATCGCGACGGGCTTCGCCGATATCTTCCGCGGCAACTGCGTGCAGAACGGCGTGCTGCCGGTGGCCCTGCCGGACGACGCGGTGCGCGCATTGTGCAGTCAGCTCGAAGCGCAGCCCGGCGCGCGCGTCGCCATCGATCTCGCTCGACAGCAGGTGACCGGTCCCGACGGCGCGGTCTACGGCTTCGACATCGCACCCACGTGGAAGACGCTGCTCCTCGAAGGGCTCGACGAGATCGGGCTCACGTTGAAGCACGTCGATGCGATCGCCGCATTCGAGCGGGATTACCGCGGGAAATTGCCATGGCTCGGTGCTCGTCCTTCGGCTTCGCTGCCGCCAGGCTCAGGCGTCGCGCAGGAGTAG
- a CDS encoding MmgE/PrpD family protein encodes MDETSRKLVRYALRTRYEDLAPATVAACKSRLLDTLGCIAAAYAHPVTMAARTLAERYRMDVNATILGSSREVAPEMAAFANGVALRVLDLSDMYRVKSGGHPSDVIAAALAASELGQRDGRSLIAAIAVAYEVYCACCDGIDLNSQGWDQPVYGVVAAALAAARLLALDEARAGHALALALVPNMAMYQTRHGELSSWKGCAAANASRNGVFAALLAQSGFTGPEQAIEGKHGLWDAVGQFEWPVKPGVATRIERTHIKCFPICYHGQSAVWNALALRDRVRVEDIEEVRVATHKTAFALMAHAPSRWAPQTAETADHSLPYVVARALIDGRVDESSFVPEALREPRVTALMGRIRVAEDPALTARHPEASPSHIEIVTRDGAKIANDVRYPKGHDKSPLSAAEVEEKFRSLFAHYGSPAQASRVVEVVQGLESVGDVGALFEAFKKNRGER; translated from the coding sequence ATGGACGAGACCTCGCGCAAGCTCGTCCGCTACGCGCTTCGAACGCGTTACGAGGACCTCGCGCCCGCGACCGTCGCGGCGTGCAAGTCGAGGCTCCTCGATACGCTTGGGTGCATCGCGGCCGCCTACGCACACCCGGTGACGATGGCCGCGCGCACGCTCGCCGAACGCTATCGCATGGACGTCAACGCGACGATCCTCGGCAGCTCGCGAGAGGTCGCGCCCGAGATGGCGGCGTTCGCGAACGGCGTCGCGCTGCGCGTGCTCGACCTGTCCGACATGTATCGTGTGAAGAGCGGCGGGCACCCGAGCGACGTGATCGCCGCGGCGCTCGCGGCGAGCGAGCTCGGGCAGAGGGACGGGCGCTCGCTGATTGCCGCGATCGCCGTCGCATACGAAGTGTATTGCGCGTGCTGCGACGGCATCGACCTCAATTCGCAGGGCTGGGACCAGCCGGTCTACGGCGTCGTCGCCGCTGCGCTGGCCGCGGCGCGGCTGCTCGCACTGGACGAAGCGCGCGCAGGACACGCGCTGGCGCTCGCGCTGGTGCCCAACATGGCCATGTACCAGACGCGCCACGGCGAGCTGTCGAGCTGGAAAGGGTGTGCGGCGGCGAATGCGTCGCGCAACGGCGTATTCGCCGCGCTGCTGGCGCAGTCCGGATTCACCGGTCCGGAGCAGGCGATCGAAGGCAAGCACGGCCTGTGGGACGCGGTCGGCCAGTTCGAGTGGCCGGTGAAACCCGGCGTCGCGACCCGCATCGAGCGTACGCACATCAAGTGTTTCCCGATCTGCTATCACGGCCAGTCGGCGGTGTGGAACGCGCTAGCGTTGCGCGATCGCGTCCGTGTCGAAGACATCGAAGAGGTGCGCGTGGCCACGCACAAGACCGCGTTCGCCCTGATGGCGCACGCGCCTTCGCGCTGGGCGCCGCAGACCGCCGAGACCGCCGATCACAGCCTGCCGTACGTGGTCGCGCGTGCGCTGATCGACGGGCGCGTGGACGAGTCGTCGTTCGTTCCGGAGGCGCTGCGCGAGCCGCGCGTCACGGCGTTGATGGGGCGCATCAGGGTCGCCGAAGATCCGGCGCTCACCGCCCGGCATCCCGAAGCGTCGCCTTCGCATATCGAGATCGTGACGAGGGACGGCGCGAAGATCGCGAACGACGTGCGCTATCCGAAAGGTCACGACAAGAGCCCGCTGAGCGCCGCGGAAGTGGAAGAGAAGTTCCGGTCGCTGTTCGCGCACTACGGATCGCCGGCACAGGCGTCGCGCGTGGTCGAGGTGGTGCAGGGCCTGGAGAGCGTCGGAGATGTGGGAGCGCTTTTCGAAGCGTTCAAGAAAAACCGAGGAGAAAGATGA
- a CDS encoding tripartite tricarboxylate transporter substrate binding protein — MTKYQKTKRIPARAGMTAAFAACIAFGFSPAVSAQHYPVKPVRILVGFAAGGGTDTAARMVATELSKSLGQPVVVENRPGSGGIIATETVAKAPPDGYTLLMMAAADSIQPAMRQKLSYQLPKDFSPISLVVSGAFVLVVHPSVPAKNIRELIAVARAQPGKLNYATSGIGSSAHMAAELMNSLANVKTVHVPYKGVSQAVVGVASGEADFVFASVTSAQSLLDAGRLRAIAMSTAKRSALMPNMPTLNEGGVRGYDRTGWYGVIGPGGMPRDIVNRLNAAIVKAVNTPEMKAAFFKQGLETDTNTPEQFTEMIRREVEQNVKLAKTAGIRPE; from the coding sequence ATGACTAAGTATCAAAAAACCAAACGGATTCCCGCCCGCGCGGGAATGACGGCTGCGTTCGCTGCTTGCATCGCGTTCGGGTTCTCGCCGGCGGTATCGGCGCAGCACTATCCCGTCAAACCGGTGCGTATCCTCGTCGGCTTCGCGGCCGGCGGCGGCACCGATACCGCCGCACGCATGGTCGCGACCGAGCTGTCGAAGAGCCTCGGACAGCCGGTCGTCGTGGAGAACCGGCCCGGCTCCGGCGGCATCATCGCGACCGAGACCGTGGCCAAAGCGCCGCCCGACGGCTACACCCTGCTGATGATGGCGGCGGCGGACAGCATCCAGCCCGCCATGCGGCAGAAGCTCTCGTATCAACTGCCGAAGGACTTCTCGCCGATCTCGCTCGTGGTGAGCGGGGCGTTCGTGCTGGTGGTGCACCCGTCGGTGCCGGCGAAGAACATCAGGGAGCTGATCGCGGTCGCGCGCGCGCAGCCCGGCAAGCTCAATTACGCGACCTCCGGCATCGGCAGCTCCGCGCACATGGCCGCCGAGCTCATGAACTCGCTCGCCAACGTGAAGACCGTCCACGTGCCTTACAAGGGCGTGTCGCAGGCGGTCGTCGGCGTCGCGTCGGGCGAGGCCGATTTCGTGTTCGCGAGCGTCACCTCCGCACAGTCGCTGCTCGACGCGGGACGTCTGCGCGCGATCGCGATGAGCACGGCGAAGCGCTCGGCGCTGATGCCCAACATGCCGACCCTGAACGAAGGCGGCGTGCGCGGGTACGACCGCACCGGCTGGTACGGCGTGATAGGACCCGGCGGGATGCCGCGCGACATCGTGAACCGGCTCAACGCCGCGATCGTGAAAGCGGTGAACACGCCGGAGATGAAAGCGGCGTTCTTCAAGCAGGGGCTGGAGACCGACACCAATACGCCCGAGCAGTTCACCGAGATGATCCGGCGCGAGGTCGAGCAGAACGTGAAGCTCGCGAAAACGGCCGGCATCCGCCCCGAGTAG
- the leuC gene encoding 3-isopropylmalate dehydratase large subunit, translating into MTATLLAKIVDLHTIATREDGERLLYIDTNVVHEGPFYAFDGLKREGRSVARPMQTVGVADHYVPTLNRERGSAGIADAEARAMVERLAENARRTGIVHFGMDHPQQGIMHVVAPELGMAQPGMVIVGSDSHTCTNGAFGAFAFGIGASQVKHVLATQTLWVRTPRAMRITIDGELGKGVSAKDLALAIIAKIGMAGGAGSAIEYAGSAVDAMAMEGRMTLCNLTIEAGARAGMIAPDDKTFEYLRGKPYAPDAASWDRALAFWQTMKSDEAAVFDAEVRLNGADVPPMATWGTSQDEACAIAGRVPDPRDIDDAPRRARAEHALRYMDLAPGTPLRDIAIHRVFIGSCTNARLDDLRAAAEVARGRKARIPAIVVPGSMSVKRDAEAEGLHEVFLAAGFEWRDPGCSMCTGANGDLVPSGERCASTSNRNMEGRQGKGSRTHLVSPATAAAAAVTGRLADVRDLVGG; encoded by the coding sequence GTGACCGCCACCCTGCTCGCGAAAATCGTCGACCTGCACACGATCGCCACGCGCGAAGACGGCGAGCGCCTGCTCTATATCGACACCAACGTCGTCCACGAAGGACCGTTCTACGCGTTCGACGGCTTGAAGCGCGAAGGCCGCAGCGTCGCGCGGCCGATGCAGACGGTCGGCGTCGCCGATCACTATGTGCCCACTTTGAACCGCGAGCGCGGTTCGGCGGGCATCGCGGACGCCGAAGCGCGCGCCATGGTCGAGCGCCTCGCCGAGAACGCCCGGCGCACCGGCATCGTCCATTTCGGCATGGACCATCCCCAGCAGGGGATCATGCACGTCGTCGCCCCCGAGCTGGGCATGGCGCAGCCGGGCATGGTCATCGTCGGCTCGGATTCGCACACCTGCACCAACGGCGCGTTCGGGGCGTTCGCGTTCGGCATCGGCGCGTCGCAGGTGAAGCACGTTCTGGCGACCCAGACCTTGTGGGTGCGCACGCCGCGGGCGATGCGCATCACGATCGACGGCGAGCTTGGAAAAGGCGTGAGCGCCAAGGACCTCGCGCTCGCGATCATCGCGAAGATCGGCATGGCGGGCGGCGCGGGCAGCGCGATCGAATACGCCGGCAGCGCGGTGGACGCGATGGCGATGGAAGGGCGCATGACGCTGTGCAACCTCACCATCGAAGCCGGCGCGCGTGCAGGGATGATCGCGCCCGACGACAAGACGTTCGAATACCTGCGCGGCAAGCCTTACGCGCCCGACGCGGCGTCGTGGGATCGCGCGCTCGCGTTCTGGCAGACGATGAAGAGCGACGAGGCCGCGGTCTTCGACGCCGAAGTGCGCCTGAACGGCGCCGACGTGCCGCCCATGGCGACGTGGGGCACTTCGCAGGACGAAGCGTGCGCGATCGCCGGCCGCGTGCCCGACCCGCGCGACATCGACGATGCACCGCGTCGTGCGCGTGCCGAGCATGCGCTGCGCTACATGGACCTGGCGCCGGGCACGCCCTTGCGCGACATCGCGATCCACCGAGTCTTCATCGGCTCGTGCACCAACGCGCGGCTCGACGACCTGCGCGCAGCCGCCGAGGTGGCGCGCGGTCGCAAGGCGCGCATTCCCGCCATCGTCGTGCCGGGCTCGATGAGCGTGAAGCGGGACGCGGAAGCCGAAGGCCTGCACGAGGTCTTTCTCGCCGCGGGCTTCGAATGGCGCGACCCCGGCTGTTCGATGTGCACCGGCGCGAACGGCGATCTCGTGCCGTCGGGCGAGCGCTGCGCGTCGACCTCCAACCGCAACATGGAAGGCCGGCAAGGCAAGGGGAGCCGCACCCATCTCGTCAGCCCCGCGACCGCGGCGGCCGCGGCGGTTACGGGACGGCTCGCGGACGTGCGCGACCTGGTCGGAGGCTGA
- a CDS encoding MmgE/PrpD family protein, whose translation MDKTIEKIAQYAATLEYPALPPEAVHEARRRMIDALGCGLGAYGDEPCVIARNIASRVEAREGARILGTNHRTLPELATFANGVMVRYLDGNDTLPGGGGHPSDVIAPMLAIAEARKRDGKALITAIALAYEIYYAFFKGFCMRDRGMDHVLYTAVASAVGAGKLLGLDARKLGQAVALAITPNIALHATRRGDLSMWKGVAAGNAARNGVFAALLAEQGMTGPENAIEGSHGLRELTGRFELGPLAQPGGDFGVTQSNIKFFLSEYHSQAPITLALQLSRQVQADEIESVTINTYWFAWHEIGSEPEKWHPTTRESADHSLPFIVAAVLIDGKFSDEIFSEARLKDAKVHALADKVRVVEDPAFTKRFSAEIPCRIDIRTRRGEVKSAAVDYPRGHVRNPMSDAEVETKFRALAGRLLAGTQVHSALKVLWKVDELSDCGAVLEALAKR comes from the coding sequence ATGGATAAAACGATAGAAAAAATCGCGCAATATGCGGCCACGTTGGAATATCCGGCGTTGCCGCCTGAAGCGGTGCACGAAGCGCGCCGCCGCATGATCGACGCGCTCGGCTGCGGTCTCGGCGCCTACGGGGACGAGCCTTGCGTCATCGCGCGCAACATCGCGTCGCGCGTGGAAGCGAGAGAGGGTGCGCGCATCCTCGGCACGAACCATCGCACGCTGCCCGAGCTCGCGACGTTCGCTAACGGCGTGATGGTGCGCTATCTCGACGGCAACGACACGCTGCCGGGCGGGGGCGGGCATCCGAGCGACGTCATCGCGCCCATGCTCGCGATCGCCGAGGCGCGCAAGCGCGACGGCAAGGCGCTGATCACCGCCATCGCGCTCGCCTACGAGATCTACTACGCGTTCTTCAAGGGCTTCTGCATGCGCGACCGCGGCATGGACCACGTGCTGTATACGGCCGTCGCGAGCGCGGTCGGCGCCGGCAAGCTGCTCGGCCTCGACGCAAGGAAGCTCGGGCAGGCGGTCGCGCTTGCGATCACGCCCAACATCGCGCTGCATGCGACACGCCGCGGCGACCTGTCGATGTGGAAAGGCGTCGCGGCGGGCAACGCCGCGCGCAACGGCGTGTTCGCGGCGCTGCTGGCCGAGCAGGGCATGACCGGCCCGGAAAACGCGATCGAAGGCTCGCACGGACTGCGCGAGCTCACCGGCCGCTTCGAGCTCGGACCCCTGGCGCAACCGGGCGGCGACTTCGGCGTGACTCAGTCGAACATCAAGTTCTTCCTGTCCGAGTATCACTCGCAGGCGCCGATCACCCTGGCGCTCCAGCTCTCTCGCCAGGTGCAGGCCGACGAGATCGAGTCGGTCACGATCAACACCTACTGGTTCGCGTGGCACGAGATCGGCAGCGAGCCCGAGAAATGGCACCCGACCACGCGCGAGAGCGCCGACCACAGCCTGCCGTTCATCGTCGCCGCGGTGCTGATCGACGGCAAGTTCAGCGACGAGATCTTCTCCGAGGCGCGCCTCAAGGACGCGAAGGTGCACGCGCTCGCCGACAAGGTGCGCGTGGTCGAGGATCCGGCGTTCACGAAGCGCTTCTCGGCGGAAATTCCGTGCCGCATCGACATCCGCACGCGGCGCGGCGAGGTGAAATCCGCGGCGGTCGATTACCCGCGCGGGCACGTGCGCAACCCGATGAGCGACGCCGAGGTCGAAACCAAGTTCCGCGCGCTCGCCGGACGGCTGCTCGCGGGCACGCAGGTGCACTCGGCGCTGAAGGTGCTGTGGAAGGTGGACGAGCTGTCGGATTGCGGCGCGGTGCTCGAGGCGCTGGCGAAGCGCTGA